A stretch of DNA from Anthonomus grandis grandis chromosome 22, icAntGran1.3, whole genome shotgun sequence:
tgtttatttactaatattccAAGTCTCTTGTACTGTTTCCTAATTTAGATATAGtgattttttagtgttttaaatttcttaaaccCGAATATTCAGctgaatttatttaatcttGTTTTCAGTATCAAGCAGCagctatataaataaaatacttgaaaattttaaaactttaagctGTCCGTGTTTTAAGAAGAATTAAAAGACTTAATTGAACTAGAAAACCAATGAAACATAGTATGCAACTGTGtgtaaattgttaaaaactgcTACCTATTGTCTTTTGTATATAAGTCAAtaaaaggtttattattattattattattatgaatataATGTTGTccactttatttattataggtGGACAACGTCCGTTATCCATCATGGCAAGCCCAACTGAAAGGGAGGAAACTATGGAAGTTAGCTCCACCTCCAGAATGTTACTACAAATGTCAGCAGTTGGAAGTTGCCATGGAACCTGGAGAAATTAGTGAGTGAGTGATGCACCTAATTCAATATCCAAATAACCATGAGATTTTCAGTTGTTCTGGACACCAACAGATGGTATCATCAGACCATAGTTCTACCCGGTGAGATTAGCATTACCATTGGGTCAGAGTTTGACTAAATATGCAttgtaatttggtatttaatAAACCCTTTTTTCTTGGCacgatatttgtttaatttgttataGTTTCGCGATATATGTGACAGGGGAATGATTAGTCACTTATTTTATGAGTATTACGTCATTTATagtaaaaagaagaagaaaatagacttattcacgtattttaaagaaatatgaacttaaatctttaacaatatcttcgttatatttaatgtcagttaaataagttttaaatacaataatttacttgagaaCAATCAAGAACCTcctgactttaaaaaaaaaaaaattcaatcaaattcaaaaaaaaaatttcttaataaaactgTCCAACAACAGCAGGAGCAATTACACTAAAAACAAGAAcacagaacttaaaaataaacgttaaaaataaattaatagttttatcgtaaatgttcaaaatgttgtccGTTATTTTTAATGCACTGGTTTAATCTCTTCTGGGTGGAGTTGACAGCTGACTCAATTTCCTCTCTTGGTATACTATTTATCGCATTTTGAATTCGGACTATCATGTCTTCTCGAGTAGTTGGTCCAGTTTTATATACTAAATCCttcaaagaattttgtataacgtctatttgtttatttttaaattaaaacaccaGATGCTTCccgattatatttataataaattaagagtttttcaaaaaagagtAAGGATTTGGTCAATTTCTTTAGTACAGgtttttaaacctatttttttttattttggttattgTGACTCGACATATTTGCTAAATTATATGAGAATTATCTAATTTGAACCAAGGTGTCGGTATATTCACTAccattatcaaaataaataaaattaattaaaaatatgaacaaaatatCTTTTCAATCTCTTGTCTACACTCCCTTCAAAACTTCTACCGAACTCGACTTTacttaaaacacttttttttaatataatttcaacGTTgattgaaagataacaaaaactTCAAAGGTtacttattttgaaattaaagaggTGTGATCctaatgtaatttaatgataGTACTCTGGTTGGAATCTTTGGTGTgacgctcaaattacgagacagttttagcactaaccaaaactctttattttattctcgacacgtgtttcgcaagcatcttcaggagaagattaaaagactcagttttaattttctcccaAAGATACTaactaatttgtttaatttgaatTTCTATCTTTGTCCTAATTCTAAATTCATCTTGTTGATGCCTTGGTAAGTATGCGTTGCGTTTTCTATAGgtcaaataaaatgatatttaatttgggcagaatttttgaagtaaaatcAAGTTTTTCTGTATCGGATAAAACTATATGACAAATTAATgccagttttatttataaaattattattaaatgtgttTAACagttcttgatttatatttttattataaagtagatttattttatttatgtgaatttgttttttgaaaattatttagataaCTCTTATTAATGCAGAAGCATATATAATTGAAATCATTTTGATTAACgacattaaataagttattttttgtatttcattatttaaattaattttattatatccaTGAAATTGAATTGCTTTAATTGCTCTTtctaagattttattatttttgtatgttgTGTATAATATAGGGGAATGGTTGATtcaattatcattttttatcattagtGGGAAAGGCTTACCAGGAACTTCCTCTGATTTCACAtcatattaaagattttttgatcATGTTTAGAATAACACCTGTTTACCAGTACCATATTGATCTATTACAGACTGTCCAGCATAAGTTTGTCAGGCTGCTGGCCTTTAGGTTAACAAATGATATTTCACATGTAAATTATCTCGAAGGATGTTACATTTTTGGCCTTCAAACACTAGAATCTAGACGACATTGCAGCCAGATGTTTTTCTTACATAAACTTGCCAGTGGGCATATTAATTCTATTAAACTTCGAGTCTTCCTAATTTTCATGTTCCAAGTCAACATACTAGAAACtctcatttatttaaagtgcTCTTTCATCGTACCAATTCTAGATCCAATTTCTGTAGTGCagacattttaatgaaaaatttagtcAGGTTGATTTCTTTATGGCGTTTAATGGATTTAGTGTGAAATGTAAGGAACTGCTATCATATTTTGTTCACCATTGATtatcaaaatgtatatttagtttgatatctaaatttaatttttgaattttccattacACTTTTTTTATGATAGTTTTAAAGCCATCTTATAAGATGGATGacttaattattgtttttcagTCATCAGTAATACTAAAATCGCTGGTAAAATACCTTTATTAAGTTAAAGTAgcagattataaaaaaataacatattcaaacttaaacaaaaattctaaaacaaaacaaaaaatttaattctgacTAAAATGAAACCCGTATGACACTGTACCCCAGTGTGTCTACTTCTTCAAAAGGGGCAAGTTCCATTTGTACTTCTCAATGAGCATTCTGTAAGCTTCCGGTGCATCTGTCTGGAAGTGAAACAAAAATTTGCGATCCTCATCGGTCAGTTGATAGGTCGGTTCCGCGGCAATGTTGATAATTGTGAACAAACTTGGCGGAACCATAAGTTTCAACACGTTGTTCAAAAACGAGTCGAAGTTCTGCTTGGGCTGCTGCTCCATTTCGTCTAGGATCTGCTTCATACGAACGATCTCCTCGCTATTCTTCTTGATCTTCCTCACGAGATCTTCATAAGATGTCGACACACTTGAGCCTACGCTAGACTCGGCCGTTGCATTGTTGGATCGATTTCTACGTCTTGAAGGGACGGGAGGCGGAGGCGGTGGAAACACAATGTCTTGAATAACACAAGACGCATTTGGTATAATCGTGATTTTTTGGTCCAAAGTCCTATAACTGATTGGCACCAGTTTCGGAGGCCCTCCGACAACGGTCCTCTGGTTGGATCCACCAGCAGTTGAGGAAGTACTGGGCCTCGATCCTGAGGTGGACGCAGCTTGTGGCATCAGTTGGTTCAAAGACTTCACTTGAACTCTATTGTATTGCATCGGAGCCGGAACTGATGCTGTTTGATCGGTAAATCCTGGAAAATAAGGAGTTTTActtaaacctgaaaaaaaacatttcaactgcctggaaataaattaaatgtttattccaggcagttgaatatctTCCCAAAGAGTTTAAAATGAAATGGATGATTATTGGTACATGCCATTGAAGTGTACTTACCGATtttccaacccaacccaaccttGACATTACTATGGTGACTTGTTATTTTggattaaataatatttaagcaATCGTGAACAGCATGTATATTAACATGAATAAATGCTGCTTCATAATTCTTCAATAGACAAAAGAGGAATACTCAATTATTAATGCAACTATAAAGCATgggctttttctttttatttgtataatata
This window harbors:
- the LOC126749033 gene encoding uncharacterized protein LOC126749033, translating into MDGGVGRDQEDSSSTDAFSTTSEVSSVYIGDLITPEPVQDLRNKRRFYPQNQGPSHTHHSHFSSCPCTPICQGTSAGPHLKKPKVEPAEPDEGFTDQTASVPAPMQYNRVQVKSLNQLMPQAASTSGSRPSTSSTAGGSNQRTVVGGPPKLVPISYRTLDQKITIIPNASCVIQDIVFPPPPPPVPSRRRNRSNNATAESSVGSSVSTSYEDLVRKIKKNSEEIVRMKQILDEMEQQPKQNFDSFLNNVLKLMVPPSLFTIINIAAEPTYQLTDEDRKFLFHFQTDAPEAYRMLIEKYKWNLPLLKK